The Sabethes cyaneus chromosome 3, idSabCyanKW18_F2, whole genome shotgun sequence DNA window tttttttatttgttttctttgtcGACTTCATGCGTATAGTCTTCCACACTTATTTTAGGCTTGGTGACTATTTAGCTGGGTGGTAAGTTTAAGCACAGAGAATAGAAATctattcaggaacaaatttttcgggaattcttggataaaatttcaaattaaatcaACTAATATGCttgcgacaccaccactatagtttcccaactaaatgattcttttgatttgcacgcTGACAatctttggctcctctggcgctagtatatatggactgtatgcgttatgctagcgccagaaagctagctgttgtgagtttagtgtagaattttatgcgcctttagtgacatcatcactatagtttcccaactaatttgacataagttttatccaagtggggacctttcgcttggatgtctgttctctgtggtacaacggtggtttctgtacctatctctttcaccgttgtacgaagctacaaatgctcgatttttacagcgcgcagcgccaatgactgatagttgtgataacaaaaactaagcagaattttaaattatttattattttgcaaaattttggcAGATTTAACGCTAAATGCTCGAcatcttgaaatttgtgtttatatttcgtgaataggaacaaaaaccaacgcttaggccatgcaattagagattatcggtgatgagcacaaccacgtacaacgtacagcagtatgcctgtcacccttccgttgtacatgtacaacgctgtacacgtacaacgctggtacaattgtatgtctgtctagggtattaccacagagaacagactaccagctaattgacaaaaagtgtgtaaaaggtttttatgtaattcaatagagcacccctcgagcagaaAGTGGCAAACtgaatcttgatgtcgctgccatcgctgctacaCCGAAAAAACTATACACGTGCGTTCAATGTGCAGAACACATAGATattctcctggtgctaatcactacagtttcataagaataacacatgaatcatattcaataggcgtttttgacaagctatcgcccgcttagaggcgctgcataaaaaaagtgatgaaaagtaaaatcgctgtcaaactccatacatttttgaaaaaaggtgaaataaaatgcagtttttgattaaccctttcaattgtcaggattttagatagcgaaatattggaagaaatttgtttatttacgttaaggcaagtgaaaatattcgaattaattaactttatggcagagaaatgttaatgtttgattttgtaccgcatgaaacaaaagtacatagagtcagctgtaaagtttacatatcctggatagagaatcaccaattattttcagtcttcagtgttttccaatgtgttttcaaatgctaacggatttattttcgtgataagcatcatctgcgccaagaaccaaacatataacctatcagttcgtaaacataaatacacttgcgaagctctaataatcttccgaaacagaaacaatatacatcaagtgaaaggtaatgctttttcctacctttattatccattttcatcattcccactgttggtaattcaataaaatattacatttgaagtcgagttccatataggtgccagcaagcattttgggaattgcactttttttgtagttccaataatcacaaccaggtagcgaacggttgctcttagttttgctcgaattcgcctatggtaaaaccatgggtaaaacactttcagatgacctgatattcacatcagctcatcgtgaaagccacgtgaatttcaaatacaatgacatttcataagagttaccctttgattaaacgtgtaaaaccagtgaaatatttataaaaacttatactttaatttcatgtggattgCAACAGGATACGATCTAAAACACGAGTAAAACACGTGGATTTGCAGTGCGAAAGCAGTGACTTGAAGGTTTGttggaaaaacattgttgtttaACGTGTTTcccatatgaaatatttcatttcacgttaaattgaagggaaacacttttgatacccgaatgattgacatatgaaacaagattatcaatatttgcacgttgaaattcatgtgtaagatcttttggtaacgccgtgtctatttttatcagtgtatgtaactccagcacaaagaaataatgataaaggtacatggattttttttttgatgcgtttttcaaactatttctggagggcgctaccgacagattttacacacaaaaaatcaattacttccttcgagcatgttaatctgttctctgtggtattacCTTGGCCATTCTCTTCTTTGAGTTTCTCTTCTAGCAGTCGAAcaccggttttcgagcagttacATATATTTTAGAAAAATGTAAATGGCATCTCTGTCTCTAGACATGTGACTTTGTTGATGTTTTGAATCAGCAGTGTGACTGTGTCGTtcattaaagcattatttttatttgaaactttAGTGCtataaaatccatattttgtatttagttaattcaaatttttaaaagattCAAAGAGGCCCGTTATAATGGTATAGTCATTCCTTAATATATTAAATGATACTTATGTTCATATGTACATATTCTTCTCAACAGCCAAAGCATATTTTGAAAGAACTTGCTCAGTGCAAGCACCCACAGAGTCGAAAAACGTTGGCTTTagtgagaaaaataaaaaagtaagtATAAACCGTATGTTCTATTATTACTCATATTCTTCAAACAACACAAAACCAACATAAATTTATTTACCAATAGAATCAACCATCgcgaaaagaaaaaagttaatCATGCCAGCAAAGCGAATATTATCGGGAAAAAGTTGGGTTGGTTCGCTGAACGAGTGGAAGACAAGAGTGAACCTCTGAAAAGTTCTGAATATTTACAGTTAATCGAACTGTGCGTAAAGATATAATTCATTTACGACATACGTTATACCTATTGTCCATTTTATACTATTTCTTTTTATAGGTACCTTTCTCGTTTCAACGAGGAATTAGATCAAATTAAGCTGGTACAATCTATTAACAAACAGCGTAATAATCAATACGCATCTCGCGAGGCAGCCATCAGAATAACCCTTGAGAAGGAGGTTGGTGGCTTCAATGGTGGTGGTATAGAATTACCGGATCTCTGTAACGAGGAAGAATTTCGACAATTTCAGCGATGGGATGGAAATGCTCAAACGATTCAACACCTGCGATTGCATTTTATTTCTCGTAAAAGCCTTATGGCACGAAGCACAAATGATACCAGTCAATAAACAACTTATTTTATCTCATCATCAGGCCGTTGTTTCTTTTCTGGTGGTTCCTCTGAAGGCGTTTTATTTTCATGTGCAGGTTCCTCGGTATTTCTTTTTTGGACAATTAACCAAGATtgcataattttatttttaccttTTGTTGGCGACTTGGGTTCTGATTCTTTGTGACTGATTGGTTTGTTGCATTGTTCAGATTTATTTCTAGAGTTATTCACCAAATTCGAGACTGCGTACCATTGAATGGAGTCACTTGGTTTCAACATGTTTAACGCTTGATTAACTCCAACATGTCGAAAGTCTAACCATGCGGTTACCTCTTCTTCTGTTTCCAGTATTGCAGGAATACGATGATGAATTGTGGAGAATTTTTCGTTAGATTCGAATGTTATAATAGTATAGCTATATAATTTGTCTCCATTTTCGTTTACCCAGATATCAAAAAGCCCGGCTATTTTTAAAAGTGTAATACCACCCTTGCTCAAGTTCCACGTTGACTTATCTTCCATTCTTACAGCTTCGTTTTGCGGCATGTGAACAAAAAATGCCTGCCGCTCAGATGCTTTATCTTTTTTCGTTGTTTGCCATTCATAAAATCCTTCACACAAAATGACGCATCTTTGGCCTGCGTTCAACGGTGGACTATACAACTTGGACATGACCAATCCTTCAAGTCTGCAGTTGTTTGTTGTTAAGCCATGTCTTCTATAGTCACCTTTGTGCCAGCTTGGCACCATACTCCACATCATCGGAACGATAACACGCTCGGTACTAGCCGCTTGATCATCGAAATGAATAGCCGAAGCTAGCACGGGGGTTATATCTGTGGGTGCAATATTGTAAGATGGGCTATATTTTCGTCCACAATTAAACTCATTGCGATATTCTGGTGGCACTGATTTACTTTCGGGCGTTCGCCGATATTTGCAGCAGTGCTGGATCtccctacactgagaaaaaaaccatggtaatgcgaaacatgtatgcatggtcatcttaaatatattgcaatattgtagcgcttaccatgattattgtcaacttgagaagtttcgtggttaaaactactatgacaacaagcaaatcgctgactatttccgtggttaaattgacttttctctcatacttctaatgacaatatttttgcagcttgatataacaatattaaattgtcaacaggaccataaaattggtaacttactaactgtaagaatatcatggtagttttaacatttttatgggttatcgtaacaatataagtttagtgcttttcaaccgactatggaaacgcgtttcttgatgacaattttatgtttattttgccctttttctttctgtcatttgaaaccgcaccgccattacgaaaaatttgagtcacaagtgatgtgcttagttgtgagtttttttgtttttattaaatttttttttgatattatgaacaatttgttagtgcaaaacaaataataaaaaaaatctaatctttaagtgacaaattgtattaaattattttctgtgtacgtgaaaacaggttgaattattttactgtgtactgtactaacaaaaacaaactgctaaactgttatggtgtaatcggtgttatttatagcttgtctgttttatttttttaattgcggatggtgctggacttccgctctaaacagttcaatcggtggtttagacgtgtccgtgaagtgtttttggataaaacgtgaaatgatgtccaaatatttccatttaacttgactgcggcgagggagctgcgggatagactgttggaaacgtatatttggaactgtaataaaggcaatttatatatcctatctgcatgcagaccatcatctataggtagtattcgatattttttgattgtatgaattattggtacagcctgaattcgttaattgggccacgactgcactccagctgattcgctaattgggccgactgacagttgttagaaatttctaaactcgaaaattccatacaattttgacattcaagttgtcacatagcccaattagcgaacatccaattaacgaaccgcccaattaacgaaccaccaattaacgaaactttgctgtattatcttttctttaatattcgtcaggtatatttggattactacacatgagacgcaaactactaggagcaaattgtgataaataacttttttaggaaatgtactggctaagctatggctttacgattgccaattgcaatccttgagcgtaaaatatacccttgtgaattagtcaatgacctggtgagtaacggttgacaatttaatagtcataatttaattgaaatgttttatacagatcgagtaatccttaagcgacaaacatgctcttgagttaggccttagagagatcgcaatatgtggaggcgcgagtggaaaagcactatcgcaagcgattgagcagagaatcattactgaacatagattgcaaattgcatcaaaagttgcgaaacacaagaatcttgcagacaggtatgcatttaatgtttttattgtattagctattaatatgctttgatttcaaattctcttttataaaaattactcaatctgagcaattactttagatacattaatttctcttccatgagtaggtggtttgttgagtccttcagcaaccgccagttttagtttcatgtatagcatgtaacctaacctaataacccaataaccaacactctctacttttaaaagccgcaattaccgtcaccgagaaaaattggaataatgcgaacgattgccatgtccccattatactatatctgctcgatttttcgtacttctgagcgataacactgatcttgaataactgtcaagaattgcgttatgaaactccctcttctgttgagtactcttaccactgcgtccattattttgaactattgtgctatgccccgtttatttcttttactgtacgcttcaagcttacccatcacttgttaagtaagtaataggctcgtagctggagcgagacaggtaccaatcagggatgacttggtttttgaacgttgttaccttgatcggcgacgcaaagcagatctcccttggctctggtagaccatttttgggatactgcactctacgtcctattagtgctccacaattgcagagcaagtgttccgaggtatcacgctcggcattacacaagcgacaaatgttatcttgtacgaaaccgagattccgaagatggtatttactcgcacaatgtcctgtcacaagaccggtaagcgtgctgagatttcttgatgtcaacttttgagtaaccctaatacacggcgttataatttttttgattgtttgagggattgtacggccatccaattggccatgcctgttcggctctcccgttgtgtcagctcacttttcagcacacagtcagggatgcagcgaaatggatttggaaccgtgaatggagggttagatccacatctggctggttcgtctgcaagttcattccactctatagcgcaatgaccaggaacctagtacaattttaccgagttcacttggcttagttgccgtaagaagcaattgcaatcccagacaatttttgaggagcacttaaaaactttaaaggcttttagtgccgctcccataccaatgaaacacaaatttccacgtaactcgtgaactaatcaagcaagtggaacaaaatatgacatatgggtgtttttggagacaagaatgttttctatgatgaattgaaacctttccccgcttcaggagagggggctcctatacaaatgaaatacaaatttccttataactcgagaactagttaatcaaatggaaccatatttggcatgtgggtgtttttggaggcatgaattttttctatgatgaaattggacccctctcggtttttaggagggggggggggctcccatgcaaatgaaatacaaatttccttataactcgagaagtaatcaagcaaatggaaccaaatttggcatgtgggggggttttggagccagcattcttttaatgatggtttgagacccctcacccctgtggtagggggataaggactctcatacaaataaaacagaaatttttgcgtaactcaaaaactaatcgaattcgagcaattttagattctttcataaaacattaatcttgttattgattaaccaccaaaaactatcaatagtaacattagataattcagcgtgcgacggccacacgccgcgagtgttgccggcgacctgcagtcggaagcgccggccactgtgaggggcagccccccgtagagattacctctatctaggtttatttattttcctagatctactgacctctattactttccttcagttgggtcacccctgcgaaatggtactttctacgaaaagattttccgtgaaatggtacatcccgcgtaaggtttttcgcgaaatagtattttgcgaaactctatattccgcgttatagtcaaccgagaattggtgttccgcaaaatggtattcggctaaatggtttgcaatgatggcgaatatctaaatgctatccgctttattttatcaggctaagcaatgggggaagtttgtcgggtcagctagtttgttatatactacaaagttttaaataaacatgtattttgttctaccagttcaataggggcaagatgggttagactgaaaaagacttgtgtggcactctatgtttgtccatatatctatatttttgagtttatttattgttgttattaaataagtttttagctggcccggcatatattttatccacaaaacagttaatgcggcaaaagggtagttttccgacatttcactttttgtctgatataacttttattttgtttcgttttatttattttggttatttttggatttatattattagtgatttatctaaataaatgataagctgcttaaaattgaattcgtagaaaaacgcatcgggtactttccttaggtgacccgtcttgctccacctgaccctatattctattatagctattatcgctgcctggacgactgtgggccagtctcccatagctacagatattcttgttctgggaccgtacactccagcacccattttgacttccatttttgacctgtcggtatagaacttgattgaaccactgtggaagctaggtccctccccaactcataccgaacgtgagggttcgtttaatgtgtatgggatgtcatagttggttctagcttccatccaatcactattcatttccgcagctggaccgacaaacaggtagaagattcaggatactcaagtgaccggttttatctccgtcgagtattgtcttcaatcgtttaagtgttaggacaattttcttagcctctaactgaacatgttggttcaggggtagtaagtggaggatagcttctagaagctttgaaagtgtgcttttcattgctccagttacggccatgcatgataatcgttgaagtttgttcaaattttcaatagctgtggcttttattagtttttggccgccatacctacgaggcataagctatcttaggtctcacaacggcggtatagacccacatcaccatttttggtttgaggacccatttttttcctaccagtctagaacatacccataaggcagtctgccttgctaattattaaatctaagtgtgcgtgccaagatagtttagcgtataggattactcctgagacgagactctacatttaatttcttccttaaggtgtagagattgtaatttcagtttcttcttcctagtgaaacaacacaaacaattgttgttatagagggattgatgcccaggccttctttactacaccaaggccctctgcattctatccgatatcacgtcgtcgaatcttcaaagaaccatgatgaccaaatcatcagcaaaacccacaaattcgaaaccttttgcctcttagcttctcacaagatcaggtccaagacttcctgcctcatagcattcatgaatgtaggttcattgtttttattagcaatgtcgatattgtttaacgagagaaattctaaaaggcactcatctcgattgttgatgtcggtgccagcgaggtggtgtggctgtcaaatcacatacattgtccatgtcccactcattggttttaatacctttggtgctgggacctacttaaaggttga harbors:
- the LOC128742265 gene encoding translation machinery-associated protein 16 homolog; the protein is MPKHILKELAQCKHPQSRKTLALVRKIKKINHREKKKVNHASKANIIGKKLGWFAERVEDKSEPLKSSEYLQLIELYLSRFNEELDQIKLVQSINKQRNNQYASREAAIRITLEKEVGGFNGGGIELPDLCNEEEFRQFQRWDGNAQTIQHLRLHFISRKSLMARSTNDTSQ
- the LOC128739894 gene encoding abasic site processing protein HMCES encodes the protein MLCREIQHCCKYRRTPESKSVPPEYRNEFNCGRKYSPSYNIAPTDITPVLASAIHFDDQAASTERVIVPMMWSMVPSWHKGDYRRHGLTTNNCRLEGLVMSKLYSPPLNAGQRCVILCEGFYEWQTTKKDKASERQAFFVHMPQNEAVRMEDKSTWNLSKGGITLLKIAGLFDIWVNENGDKLYSYTIITFESNEKFSTIHHRIPAILETEEEVTAWLDFRHVGVNQALNMLKPSDSIQWYAVSNLVNNSRNKSEQCNKPISHKESEPKSPTKGKNKIMQSWLIVQKRNTEEPAHENKTPSEEPPEKKQRPDDEIK